The Thunnus maccoyii chromosome 24, fThuMac1.1, whole genome shotgun sequence DNA window ACTTACAAGTCCAACGACAACGACgatgacaatgacaatgataGTGATAGAATGAACAGggtctatgacacagaggaataagatatatcggGCTTTagatacaaacataaatactATCTTGTTTTAATGCAAAAACATTCTCGTTATAACAACATACAAGAAAATGTTGGTGACAGCTAATGGGAATCCAAATGAATAGAAATAAAGATATTTACTTACCTGGTccatcaatcttttttttttcatcttttgtcgTCCTTAGCTCTGCTGAAAATTtcaaagaaaatactcacagTTTGATCTCATTTTGAGGAAatgatgatttttaatgttatttatgatATGTTAGGTATATAGGTTTATATTAGATAgatatacagtggaaaccacttataaTGATCACGTCTGTCCAGGTCAAATAGATCACCATCataagcggatgattattataaccgatttttttctttttctttatttttcatgcagattaccatctaattggCATTTGTATATTACAGCCGACTGATCAGACTGGACGAAAACATCATTACACAAACTGCACAGACCTGTGGAGGTGCCACAACGCCTGATAATGGTGACGCAGCCACAAAGTACAtatcatacatgtatcatgggagtaaggtaaaaagaaaaaatagaattacagtagttttaaaatgtttttctatatGTCTTCaagtatgaaaagacccaaaatgaacactgtaagcagactatTTGATTGCTATAAGCgaattaaacagcatttgtatggaatgattctgtcccgagctttttgatccatatatgCGGTTCATCACTGTAAcagtgatcactataagcggtttctACTGTATTAGATTAGCTGTACTCACCAACAATAAGACTAACGTTCCCTTTCTTGAACTGACCCTGCAGTTTGGGAATGATGCAGGTATAATTTCCTGCATCGTTTTGAGTCACGTTGGTCAgtttcagtgaaatgtttccACTGGCCATTTTATCACCAAGGAAGAGAGATGTTCTGTCTTTAAACCGCTGGTCTTGAGAAAATGGATCATACCTCCCACTCCGATAGACTAGCACTTTGGTTTTATTGAGTCTCCATTCCACTGTTAGATTTGTCACATTATCTTTGGACTTCACGTGGCACGGCAGAATGACGTCACCACCAACGACTACTTCAATTGGTTCGTGTGAGCCAATCACATCAGACTCTCCTGGGGAAACAACAGTGTTTGAAGAAATACTGAGACcttttacttatgtaaaagtaacattaccacaatataaaaatcctccattacaagtaaaagtcctgcattcaaaattttacctatgtaaaagtacataagcactggcagcaaaatgtacttcaagTAGCAAAGTAGGGGATTATATTcatcataaatatattattgGAATATTAATACTCATCTCTTGACATGTACATGTACGCAGCAAGTTGTCGGCACAGAGCTAatcttatttacttacttttgGGCAGTCTAATCTATATAACAAcatctgattttcttttcatacGCTTCCCTCACAGTCAATAGACGGAGTTCTGTCTCACACTTTAATCTGATTGTATCTCGTCTagatttatgtcatttttctgAACATACTGGTTCTTGCATATAAGTCAAAATACATGAGCCCCAACTATACCGGTAAAATAAGCACAAAAGCACTCAGTCCCATTCATTTATGAGCAAAATAAAGACCTAACTGCTGAGTGAAAAGTCTTACAACAAcaagattttttctttaaaaataaatagcaTAAAATTTATGCAAGACAATCTTACATACCTGTAGCTTGAGCCACCAGGGAAAAGGACAGCAGCATGACCTGGATTAACTTCATAATGctaaatcaaaacagaaaagatttaGAAAGCAAAAATATTAGCAAATATAGTTTCCAAAGTGCTAAATCCatgctttaaaaatgaactCTTACTGTGACTCATGCTTCCCTGCACAACTATTGTCAGCACCACTTCGGTGACCTCTTGCATCAGATATAAATCACTGCTGTTCACACAATTAAAAGCCTCATTTGCACTCATGCAGCAGTCAATCTGATAAAAAGGTGAAGGAGGCACTGATATGGAAACTCTTGATATCAGTAACATAGGCTACTGTTTACAAAAGAGAAATAACTATTTGAGAGCTGGTTAATGTTGTGCTCTAATCTGCTGCTCTCGTTACGGTAACGGGTTTGGCTGCAACAATAACTATGAATACATTAACTTACTATGAAAGGTAAGTTTAACGTTTAACAACATAACTTAATGTTACTTCGCAAACTTCTGGTGAACAAGCAAACTAGCTCGATGCTAACGTTATTAGCATGAAACACTTCCCCAATTTAAACTGTGCCAACTTTTTACATCCATACCAGTCCCGTCCACAGCGTCCACATCTGAGAAACCAGTAAGCCGGAGTAAGAAGTGCGATGTGATCTCTTTAAATGTAATGGAGATGGTTTCTGAGTGCATCACTCGTCTCCTACATCGGTGCTAATGTTTGCTTTGAGCCACGTGGACATCGAACAATGACTCCCACCACCCTCCTTGACTTTCTTAAAGAAACATCagcggattttttttttttttttttttttttttttttggagcgatttcatcacatttcaaaagcctagagGAGCCGAaagattgaattgttttatccccatcatggatgtattataaataaattgagccagcaacaacaataacaaaaataagatcaataacaaaaaaacacacacacacacaaaaattaaGATACATATAGTACCTTAATTCctgattacattattttacatatttttttatatggtCTTATCTCGTTTAGATATGCAGCACATATAggagttgtttttaaaaatctacattTGACATGACATATTTTGCCCAAATAGTTAAATTAATATTCCCAAATGCTATTTTCTTGTCCTCCAGTTGGAGACCAAActtaatgttttcatattttaaaatcagaatACTTTGATCATTAGAAGTTATCCAATATTGAAAAGCATCCCAAAAGGTCCTGGTTGATCTACAAGAGGGAAAAAGATGCTCTATGGTTTCAATTATCTGAGTTCAGGAAAAgtacaaacatttaaatctaAATCAAACCTTTGGTGTAAGAAGTCATTACACGTTTTCTCTTAGAAAACCAGATTGTGTGTCACTTATAATCTATGTCATACTGTTCTTTAACCTGTCAGCAATCACATGTAAACAATTTGTGGTCAGTGTTCAGTGGGGCGAAGACTGTCAATACATCTTTTGTCTTTACCatgtttaggcacaaaaattattattattagtcttaTTCCTTATAATGTCATTATAGTATCAAATAAAATCCCTTTTATATCCTCCCGAAAGAATTTATAGAAATTTGAAGTCTGTCCATCTTCACCTGGAACCTTTCCTACTGCTACTCTCTTAACCGCATCATCTTATTCTATCATTTTGATCTCAGTCACAAATCTCTTGAAACATTAAGTCTATCTTGGGGATATGTGATTTTACACTTTCTAGAGAGGTGATTGAATCATCAGCAGAATATTCTGATGAATAAAGTGAAGAGTAGAATCTATATACTTCTTCAGATATCAATTCACGGTCTGTACATTCAGCATCATTGATCACTAATATGTTAATTTCCTGTCTCTCCTGCATCCTTTTTTCTAATCCACTGAAATAAGATGTCTTTTTCCCCTTCCTCTGTCCATTTAGCTCCAGATCttgtgcttttttaaaagatatttaactATTAAAAGTGATTTAACTGGGCCTGTAAGCTCTCTTACCCACTTCTCTCCACTCTAACTTGACTTTTTTCTCAGCATCCTTTCCTTCTGAATAGTTTCAAAAATTGTAGCCACTAGATCCAGACAACACATTTATTAAcaagtcaataaaaataaaatcaccaaacagtttaaaacagtaaaacacctCAAAAAATCATCCCACCTCCCCCACCCCAACAATAATGGTTAAAATAAGAAGTGAAAATAAAGTAGGATTTACAATCAAAGCAGCATCAAATGATTATCTTTTCCTCCTGCGCTCAGAGAATCCAAAACTAAAATGGTccatcaatcttttttttttcatcttttgtcgTCCTTGGCTCTGTTGAAAATTtcaaagaaaatactcacagTTTGATCTCATTTTGAGGAAatgatgatttttaatgttatttatgatATGTTAGGTATATAGGTTTATATTAGATAgatatacagtggaaaccacttataaTGATCACGTCTGTCCAGATCAAATAGATCACCATCataagcggatgattattataaccaatttttttctttttctttatttttcatgcagattaccatctaactGGCATTTGTATATTACAGCCGACTGATCAGACTGGACGAAAACATTATTACACAAACTGCACAGACCTGCGGAGGTGCCACAACGCCTGATAATGGTACCGCAGCCACAAAGTACAtatcatacatgtatcatgggagtaaggtaaaaagaaaaaatagaattacagtagtttta harbors:
- the LOC121892105 gene encoding CD276 antigen-like isoform X1, producing MKLIQVMLLSFSLVAQATGESDVIGSHEPIEVVVGGDVILPCHVKSKDNVTNLTVEWRLNKTKVLVYRSGRYDPFSQDQRFKDRTSLFLGDKMASGNISLKLTNVTQNDAGNYTCIIPKLQGQFKKGNVSLIVAELRTTKDEKKKIDGPDPVHSITIIVIVIVVVVGLIYLVTHRRCPTLRSGTQAHQEDNHQAIPLNHVGNTNDTNV
- the LOC121892105 gene encoding uncharacterized protein LOC121892105 isoform X2, coding for MKLIQVMLLSFSLVAQATGESDVIGSHEPIEVVVGGDVILPCHVKSKDNVTNLTVEWRLNKTKVLVYRSGRYDPFSQDQRFKDRTSLFLGDKMASGNISLKLTNVTQNDAGNYTCIIPKLQGQFKKGNVSLIVELRTTKDEKKKIDGPDPVHSITIIVIVIVVVVGLIYLVTHRRCPTLRSGTQAHQEDNHQAIPLNHVGNTNDTNV